The DNA segment GATCGCTCCCGCTCGCTCTCTCTGCAACACCCAATACAAACGGCATCGCAGCCTACTTCTCTCTTCCCTCTATGGCTCGCCTGTAAATTTGTCAAGTTGCAAAAAACAAAACCAACGTTTTATCAACGCCGGTTTCCGCCCCGACACCGGGACCGGTCGAACCGGCCCGCAACTCGGAGCTCGTGTATATTACCTCAGGGTTTCGGATTTGTAAAGCCCCCCTTTGCAGAAAATCGGCATGAAGGGAGCCTACAGTTTACGAATCGCCTCGATCAGCGCGTCCACATTTTCCGGGCGCGTGGCCCAGCTGGTGCAGAACCGCACCGCGGACCGGCCGCTCCCCATCCTCTGCCACAGTTCGAAGGAAAAGTCCCTCAGGAGCCGGTCGATGTCCCCATCCGGCAGGATCGGAAACTGCTGGTTGGTCACGGACTCGTAGAGGAACGGGACTCCCTTCTCCAAAAACGCCTCCCGGAGGCGCATCGCCTGGCGATCCGCATGCCGCGCCAGCTCGAAATACAACCCGTCCTCGAACAGGACCTCGAACTGGATGCCCAGCAGCCGCCCCTTGGCGAGCAGGCCGCCCTGTTGCTTGACGAGCGTTCGGAACTGCCGGATGCGCCCGGGGCTCGGTATCACGACCGCCTCGCCGAACAGAGCGCCGACCTTCGTGCCCCCTATGTAGAAGACGTCGCAGAGCCGGGCGACATCGGGCACCGAGAGCTCCGCCCCCTCGGCCATGACCCCATAGCCCAGCCGCGCCCCGTCCAGGAACAGGGGAAGCCCGTACGAGCGGCAGACCGCGCTCAGCGCCTCGAGCTGTTCCTTCCCATACAGCGTTCCGTTCTCGGTCGGGTGGGAGATGTAGACCATCCCCGGCTGGACCCTGTGCTCGCGGGTGGGATCCGCGCCGAACTCCTCGAGCGCCTCTCGGACCCGCTCCGCGTTCAGGGTCCCGTCCCCGCTCGGGAGCGCCCACACCTTGTGCCCCGTGGCCTCGATCGCCCCCGCCTCATGGACGTTGATGTGTCCCGTATCCGCGCACAGGACCCCCTCGCAGGGGCTCAGGAGGGACTTGATGACGGTGGTGTTGGTCTGGGTTCCGCCGACGAGAAAATGCACCTCGGCCTCCGGGGCCGCGCACGCACCTCGAATCAGCTCCGCGGCGCGCTCGCAGTGAGGGTCGAGCCCGTAGCCCGGCGTCTGTTCCAGGTTCGTCCCGGCCAGGCGCTCCAGGATCCGGGGATGGCACCCCTCCAGATAATCGCTGTCGAATCGTATCATCGCTGCAGCCTCCTGTATGTCGGTTCTCGGGAAATTCGCGCGGCCATGTCCGGCGGTCCGGGGAAAAGGCCCCGGACCCTTCCGCTCAGGGGAGCAACACCGCCGCCGCGGAATCGAAGCCCAGCGTTACGGACTCGCCCTCGCTCCAGATCCGCTTGCCGGGAAGGAAGGGGTCGAAGGAGAGAGCGCTGCGGCCCCCCGGCAGGGCGACCTCGTACTCCATGTGCGACCCCAGAAACGTGGCCGCGGCCACGGTGCCCGTGATCCCGTCCGAACCGGAGGCGAGCCCCGGGACGAGCTTCTCGGGCCGGATCACCAGCATGGCCTCGCTTCCCGCCGAGAGGGCACAGCCCCTGGCTCCCCGGACGGACGCGACGTGGCCGAAGACGTCGACGGAGAAAACCCCGTTCTCCGTCCCCAGGACCCTGCAGGGCAGGACGTTTGCCTGGCCGATGAAGTCCGCCACGAACACGGACTGGGGCTCCGCATAGATTTCGTGCGGCGCACCGATCTGCTCGACCCGGCCCCCGTTCATCACCATGATCCGGTCCGAGAGGGTCAGGGCCTCGCTCTGATCGTGCGTGACGTAGAGGCATGTGATGTCGAGGCTCCTCTGGATCTTTCGGATCTCGGTGCGCATGTGGATGCGCAGCTTGGCGTCGAGGTTCGACAGGGGTTCGTCCATCAGGAGGACCTCCGGCCGGAGCACCAGGACGCGCGCCAGCGCCACGCGCTGCTGCTCCCCGCCCGAGAGCTGGCTGGGGAGGCGGCGTTCGGCCCCCGCAAGGCCGACGAGCTCCAGCCCCTCCGTCACCCTGCGCCGGATCTCGGGCTCGGACAGCCGCTTGACGCGCAGCCCGTAGGCCACGTTCTCGAAGACGCTCATGTGCGGGAAGAGGGCGTAGCTCTGAAAGACGAAGCCGATGCCCCTGCGATTGACGGGGACGCCGGTCACGTCGCGTCCCCCGATCAGGATCGCGCCGGCGCTCGGCGTCTCGAAGCCCGCGACCATGCGCAGCGTGGTGGTCTTGCCGCAGCCGGACGGCCCCAGAAAGGTCACCATCTCGCCGGGCGCGACGGCGATCGAGACGCCATCCACCGCCCGTACGGGCTCTCCGTCCTTCCAGAAGATCTTGGATACGTCCCTGATTTCGAGGCTAACGGCCATGGGTCAAGCTCCCTCCTCCGGAGATGCGCCTCGTCATGAGGCGGGTCAGGCCCGTCAGCACCGCCGTGGCGGCGAACACGAGCAGGATCAGCACGACGGAGAAGGCGCAGGCCTGGGCGAACTGGAGCTCCGTCATGCACTCCAGGATCCGCGTGGTCAGCAGGCTCCAGCGCATGGACACCAGAAAAATGGTGGCGCTGATGGCAGTCATGCAGTGGATGAAGAGGTAGCGCATGCCCATGAGCACTGCGGGGACGACGAGCGGTACGGTCACCCGGAAGAACGTCCGCACCGCGCCCGCCCCCAGACTGGCCGAGGCCTCGTCGAGCGAGGGGTCGATCTGGTGCAGCGACGCGACCACCGCGCGGATGCCCGCCGCCTGATAGCGGAAGAGATAGGCCGCGACCAGCACGGTCATCGTGCCCGTCAGGACGATGGGCGGCCCGTTGAAGGCGATGACGTAGGCGATGCCCACCACCGTCCCGGGCAGAGCGTAGTTCAGCATGGAGGAGAACTCCAGAAAGCGGACGCCGAAGAACTTCTTCCTCTGGACGAGATAGCCGATGAGGACGGCCAGAAGGCCGCCCAGCGGCGTGGCGACCCCCGCGATGATCAGGGTATCGGTCACCGCCTTCTTGCCGTGGGTGAGGACGTAGCGGAAGTTGTCCCACGTCAGGGTGTTGTCCACGCCCCAGACCTTGACCGCCGAGCCCCAGAAGATGATGGAGTAGAGGTAGAGGATGAAGGCGACGACCAGGAAACAGGCGAGGAGGACGCCGCCCTCCGCCGCGGGGCCCAGCCGGACGAACTCGCCCCTGCCGCCGGACTTGCCGCTGACGGTGACGTAGTTCTTCCGCCCCACCCAAAGGCGCTGCAGAAGGTAGACCGTCACGGCGGGGACGAGCAGCAGGAAGGAGAGCGCCGCGCCCCGGCTGAGGTCGTAGAGCCCGGTGATCTGGAGGTAGGCCTGGGTCGGCAGGACGGGGAATCCGTGTCCCGCCAGCACCAGAGGGGTGGCGAAGTCCGCCAGGGAACTGGCGAAGAGCAGCAGGGCCGCGTTGGCGATCCCGGGGATGGAGAGCGGCAGCGTGACCGTGCGGAACACCCGCCCCCCGGAGGCCCCCAGGGAGAGGGCCGCGTTCTCCAGGTTGGGGTCGAGCGCCGAGAGCACGGCCGTCAGGGTCAGGAAGGCCACGGGAAAGTAGGTGAGCGTCTCCGAGATCCAGGTGCCCCAGAAGCCGTAAAAGTTGAAGGACCCCAAACCGAGCAGCTTGACCAGGGTCCCGTTGGGCCCCAGGGCCAGGGTCAGCGCGATGCTGCCCGTGAAGGGCGGGGAGATGAGGGGCAGGGTCGTCACCGCCCCGATCAGGCCCTTGGCCCACAAGGGCAGCCGGGTCCGCGTGACGGTGAAGGCGAAAAGGTAGCCCAGAAAGGTGCCCGAAACGGCCACCCACCCGGCGAGCCACAGGCTGTTGACGAAGGCCTGCCGATCGTACCCGTCCCCCAGGGCGGCGGACAGGGACGCGAGCGTGAGGCCCCCCTCGGCCCAGAAGACCTGGGCGAGGAGCCGAAACAGGGGGTAGAGCACGAAGATCCCCAGCGCGATCCAGACGGCGATCAGAGCCGGAAGAAGGGCGGGGTCCCTCAGGAGAGGGGTGCCCCGCCCGACGCCCGGAGAGTCCGGGAGGCGTCCCATCGTCGCCGGCCTACTTGATGACCTCGTTGATCCAGCGGTCCACGAACCCCTTGCGGCTGGCTCCCTTCCAGGCCACGTCGGTCTCGATCAGCACGACCTTCGAGACGTCCAGCGCGGGGTTGTCGACCGTCACGTCGGTCCGGGTGGGGATGTAGTTGATCTTCTTGTCCACGAGCAGCTGGGCGAAGTCCTTGGAGGTGGCCCAGTCGACGAACTTCGCGGCCTCCTCGGGGTGCTTGGCGCCCTTCAGCATACCCACGGCCTCGACACCGTAGGAGACGCCCTCGGACGGGTAGCTCAGGACCACGGGATAGCCCTGCTGCTGGATATCCAGCGCATCCACGACGTAGAAGATCCCGGACGCCGCCTGCCCCGACGCCACGGGAAGCGCCCCGCCCGCACCGCTCTTGGTGTACATCTGGACGTTCTGATGCAGCTTCCTCTGATACTCGAAGGCCTTGTCCTCGCCCATGATCTTCACGAGGCTGTAAATCCGCTCCGTGGCGGTCCCGGAGGTGCGGGCGTCGGCCATCTGCAGGCCGTTCTTATACGCGGGGTTCAGCAGGTCCTCCCAGGAACGGGGGGCCTCCAGCCCCTTCTCCTTCAGAAAGTCCGTGTTCGTCAGAAAGACCAGAGGGATGATGCCGACGCCCGTCCAGTAGTCCTCGGGAGAGCGGTACTTCGCCGGTATGCCGTCCGCGTTGGCCGGCTTGCGGGCCTCGAACACGCCCTCCTTGACGCCGGCCTCGTAGGTGTCGGCCGGCCCGCCCAGGATGACGTCGGCCTGGGGATTGCCCTTCTCCGCGACCACGCGGGCCAGGGCCTCTCCGGAGGAGAATCGCATGAAGTTCACCTTGATCCCCGTCGCCGCCGTGAAGGCCTCGAAGACCTGGGAGGCGTACTTCTCCGGCATGATGGTGTAGGCGTTGAGTTCACCCGCCCCAGCCGCGGGGACCGCGCCGGCCAGGCACAGGACGAGAAGCAAGAGAGACGAAACGCGCAGCAGATTGAAAGACATGACGAAAAACTCCTCCTCTTGATTTTTTCAGTTTTACCGCAAGACTATTCCACGATCCTGTCCACAAAGAACGTCCGGATGAAGGCGACGATCTGAAGCGCAAAAATGAAGAGGACCACGAACCCCGCGGCCGCGGCCAGCGCCTTGACGCCGTCCACCCCCTGAGCTCCCCCGCCGTATGCCGCCATGATGATGGCCACGGTGCCGACGGAGATGCCCCACAGGGCCTTCAGCTTCGCGGGGGGCTCCGTCCCGATCGGGACGTCCTTCACGCACATGGAGCCGATGTTGGTCAGGGTCGCGTCCGCATTCGTGATGAAGGAGATCAGGATCACGAAGATGTTGACCGGCACCACGATGGCCCCGAGGCCGAAGGGCAGGTGCTTCAGGAACTCCCAGAGCGCCATGATGGCGCCGCCGCTGTTGATGGCCCCGACCAGGTCCGCTCCGCCCGTGGACTGCATGTGGAGCGCACTTCCGCCCCAGATGCCGAACCAGACGAGACCGAAGGCCGACGGCAGGATCCAGTTGACGATCATGTACTCGCGCACCGTGCGGCCGTAGGAGATCATGGCGAGGAAGATCCCCGTGACGGGGGCGTAGCCGACCCAGAAGGCCCAGTCGAAGAGCGTCCAGGACCGGACGAGCGCCTCGCCGCCGATGTCGATGGGGTCGAGGCCCCAGTGCCAGAAGTTGTGGAGCCACTCCGCGAGGCCGGCCGTGAAGAGGCGCATGATGTAGACGAAGGGCCCCGTGAAGAGCAGCAGGGCCAGGAGCCCGTAGTAGAACCAGGCGTTGAGGTTCCCCAGTGCTTTGAGCCCACGGTCCATGCCGATGTAGGAGGAAAAGGTGAAGGAGACGATCAGCAGGGCGCCGATGGCGACGAAGAGCGGGAGCTCTCCCTGAATGCCGTAGCCGCTCTTGAGCCCCCCCATGACCAGGGTGATGCACATGGTCAGGCCCGTCGTCAGGCCGATGGCAAGGGCCAGCATCGAGAGCGTGTCGATCGCCGCGGCGAACCAGCCTCGGGTCACGCGCTCCCCGAAGATCGGCTTGAGCGTCGTCGTAACGTGCAGCCTGTCCCTCTTGTTGTAGTAGATGTAGGCCACGAGCAGGCCGCAGAGCGCGTAGATGGCGTAGGGGACGAACGTCCAGTTGTAGAAGCTGCGCGCCATGGCGAAGATGGCGGCCTTATGCGTGTTGGGCTCGATCCCGATCTGGTTGAGCTCGCCCCACACATTGCCGTAGTAGATGAGGGGCTCGTTGACCCCCCAGGTGACGATGCCCGTCGCCACGCCGCCCGTCAGGGTCATGGCGAACCAGGTCCAAAAGCCGTACTTCGGCTTTGCCTCCCGGCCGCCCAGCCGCAGATTCCCAAGCCGCGAGAAGAACACCACCGCCACCAGGACCACACACGCCATGATCGAGATCTGGTAGAGCCAGCCGAAGCTGTCCAGGGACCAGAAGAAGAATTCGTTGGCCCCCTTGGTCAGGGCCTCCTTGCTCAGCAGCCCCAGAAGGGCCGCCCCGCCGACGACGAAATAGGCCGGGATGAACACCGACCAGCGGATCCGCCTGCCGACGTTCTCCTCCGGGACCCGCGCCGCGTTGCCGTCGTTCCGTTGGTTCTCCATGCCATGACCTCCCGAATCCTGTTTTACGCCCCCCGGTCCGGGGGGTGTCCCCACCTCGAAAAAACGGCCGCATTCCCTTCCGAACTCAGTCCAGGGCCCGACGTGCGGCCTCGAGCATCCGGCCGCTCCTCACCACCTCGTAGGCCGACTGAATGTCCGCCGACAGGTTCCGGTCCCGGTCGTACCAGGGCACCGTCCTGCGGAACTCCTCGTAGGCCGCGGCCGTTCCGCGGCCCAGCCTCAGTTCCGGATTTCCGTTGAGCCTCAGGGTCAGGGCCTGGGCGGCATGGATCATCTCCATGCCCAGGACGTACTTGAGGTTGTCGACGATCCGACGCAGGCGCTGCACGACGTGGGGCATGTTCGTCGCATGGTCCTCCATTCCCCCCGCCAGGGAGAAATAGTCCGCGGAGGACGGGTTGGAGAGATGGCGGATCTCCGCATCGAGGGCCGTGAAGGTCTTCTGGAGCGCCCCGAACGCATGGACGTGGATCTCCTCGGGGGTCAGGAACCGGGGCAGCTTCGTCAGCACGGGGTTGGAAAGGCGGATCGAGCGGTAGCAGGACGTCCGCGAGACGTGGCTCAGCATGATGGCCAGCATCTCGAACCCCACGGCCAGCGTCGTGACCTCGAAGTTGGAGCAGGAGATGATGCGCCGCTCCTCGAGCAGCATGCAGGGGTTGTCGTCGGAGGTGTTCATCTGGATGAGCAGGTAGCGATGCACGTACTCCATGGCGTCCCTCAGGGAGCCGTGGACGTAGGCGCCGGCCCGGAAGCTCACCGGGTCCTGAACCGGACGGTCGGGGTCGGGGTCCTCGATGAAGCTCCCCGCCACGAACCGGCGCACATTGGCGGTGCTGGCGATCTGCCCCGGCAGCTTGCGCAGGGCGTTGCTCCTCTCGTTCAGGGGGGAGACGTTCCCGTTAAGTCCCTCCAGCGAGACGGCATAGATCAGGTCCGCCTGATCCGCGAGCTCGAAAAGGTCCGCCAGGACCAGCGCGCCCTGGGCCGCCGCAAAGGCGTTGCTGCTCACGATCGCCAGACCGTCCTTCGGCCCCAGGACCACGGTCTCGAGGCCGGCCCTTCGGTGGGCCTCCGCGGAGGACATGCGTTCGCCCCGGTAGACCACGTCCCCCTCGCCGATCATCGCCAGCCCGATGTGGGAGAGCTCCGTGATGTCCCCCTCCCCGATCGAGCCGCGCTCCGGAATGACCGGGTGCAGACGGTGGTTCAGGAAGTCGGCGTAGCGCCGTGCGATAGCGGGCTGAATGCCCGTATTGCCGTTCAGCAGGCAATTCAGGCGGATCGCCATCGCCGCCCGCACCTCGGCCTCCGAGGCCTCGGGCCCGACGCCCAGGGTGTGCGAGTGCACGAGGTTCTCGTTGTAGGCCTTGAAATACTCCGAGGCGATGTGCCGGTCCTTGTTCCAGCCCACGCCGGTGTTGAATCCATATACGGGAACGTCGCTCTCCGCCAGGTCGTAGACCAGCCGCCTCGAGGCCTCGAGCCGCTCGAGGCCGTCGGAGGAGATCTCCACCTCCGCCCCCTCGCAGGCAATCCGCCACAGATGGTCGAGAGTCAGGTTGGAGCCGTTCAGCGTCACCTTCATGATTCCGTGCCCTCCGTCCTTGCATGAAACCGAATTGTGTCCGAGAGAAGAGGCGAGGCATTCCGGGGAGGCGTAAAGAAGCGCGACAAGCGGCCGTCGTACCGCTCGCCTCCGCCAATTATACCATTCCCGTCCTCCCGGATAAGGTAAACTCTAGGGGGCGCCAGCCGTTCCGGCCGACGCCAAAAAACAACTTTGCTGCGGACGGGAGCGATGAGGATGTCCGAACTTTACGGGTTGATCCTGACTGGGGGAAGCGGGACCAGGCTGTGGCCCCGGTCCCGGGAGGACCTGCCGAAGCAGTTCCTGGCTCTGTGCGGAGCGCGGACGCTGTTTCAGGAGACGATCGTGCGGATGCTGCGCATCCTGCCCCCGGAGCGACTGCGGGCGGTGACCGGAGCCCAGTGGGAATCCCTGGTGGCTCACCAGGCCCGGGAGGTCGCGCACACCCCCGAGGACTTCATCGTCCTGGAGCCGACGATGCGCAACACGGCGCCGGCCATCCTGCTGGGATGCGAGGCGCTTCGGGACTCGGGCGCGGGAGAGGACGACGTCGTCGTCGTCACGCCGAGCGACCATATCGTCCGGAACCCCGACGCCTTCTCCGAGGCCCTCGAGCGCGCGGTGGAGGCCGCACGGGCCGGATGCCTGGCGACGCTGGGCATCGTACCCGACCGGCCCGATACCGGCTTCGGGTACATCCGACGGGGGGCGGCACGCGGCCCCTGGTTCGAGGTCGAGGCCTTCGTGGAGAAGCCCGACGCGGCGACCGCCGAGGAGTACCTGAGAAGCGGCGCCTACCTCTGGAACGGCGGCGTGTTCGTCTTCACCCTGGGGAGCCTCTACCGGGAGCTCGAGCGGACGTCCCCGCCCCTGTTCTCCCTGGCGGGGAGGGGCGCCGCCGCGCTGCACGGCGAGTTCGAGGGAATCGAGCCCATCTCCTTCGACTACGCCGTCATGGAGCGGGCCCGGAGGGTGGCGGTGGTCCCCCTGGATGCGGGCTGGTCCGACGTGGGCTCCTGGGACGCGCTGCACGAGGTCTCCGACCGCGACGAGCGCAACAACGCGGCCATCGGCGACGTGACGCTGCGCAACGCCTCCAACTGCTTCGTGGACTCCAGAAACCGCCTGACGGTGCTGAACGACGTGGAGGACATCGTCGTGGTCGACTCCCCCGACGCCCTCTTCGTGACGCGGCGCGGGGCCTCTCAGGGGGTGCGCGACGTCGTCCGGGGCCTGAAGGCCGAGGGGCGCCGCGAGGTCAGCCAGATCTCCGAATGCGCCAGGCCCTGGGGCGCCTACCGCGTGCTGTGCGAGGCCGAGCGCTTCAAGGTCAAGCGCATGGTCGTCATTCCCGGCAAGGGGCTGCCGCTGCAGTCCCACTGCCATCGGGTGGAGCACTGGATCGTCGTGCGCGGCACGGCCCGGGTGCGGGTCGGGGACGAGGAGCGCTTCGTCCACGAGGGGGAGGGCGTGTTCGTCCCCAAAAACGTTCCCTGTAGTCTCGAGAACTGCGGCCGCATCGAACTCGAGGTGGTGGCGGTCCAGGAGGGGGAGTACCTGGGCGAGGACGACTCCGTCCGTCCGGACGAGGAACGTCCGCCCGTCCGCGGCGAACAATGAGTAATCCTGACGTTCAAGCCGCCTTTCATCGGTGCTATCATGCCCGGTAATCGCATGGGAACGATGTTCCGTTCTCGAGCTCGTGAGGAGGGATTTATAGTGTTTTCCAGAAATTTTCTGCTTCTGAGTGTGATGGCGGCCCTCGTTGTGTTCGCCGCAGGGTCGGCCGCGAGCGCGGCCGTGGAGTCCGTCGCTGTCATCGACATGTTCGAGGTGACCAATAAGCACCCCAAGATGAACGACGCCAAGGCACAGATGGCCACGATCTCCCGCCAGAAGGAGAACGAGGCGAAGGCCGCGGCCGACAAGGAGTCCGACCCCGCGAAGAAGGCGCAGATCGTCCAGACCAAGCGGATGGAGCTGGCCCGCGAGGAACAGAAGATCATGGACCCCATTTTCAGGGACTGTCAGCAGGCCGTTCGTCAGGTGGCGGGGAACAAGAAGCTGACCCTCGTGCTGAACAAGTCCGTCGTCCTGATCGGCGGAGTGGACATCACGGAGGACGTCATCCAGCAGCTGGCCAAGGGCAGCGCCGCCGCCACAACCCCCAAGAAGAAATAACGAGGCTATCGGCATCGTTCCCAAAAGGCTGCGCGAATTGGAGCGCAGCCTTTTGTCCTGTTTTTGCGCCGGTTCGGCGCATCCCAAGGACGAGAAAGGCGGCTCGAAACACAACATGAAACTGTTCATCACGGACATCGACGACACGCTGTCGGTCGGCGAGGTGGTCTCGGAGGAGGTCATGAACGCCTGCGCCCGGCTCCGAAGCGCGGGATGGGACCTGATGGTCGCCACCGGGCGGACCTACAGCGCGGCCCGGAGACACATGGAGGCGATCGGCGTGACCCGCCCCTCGATCCTGTACAACGGGGGCCGCATCGTGGAGCCCGGCGGTCGTCCCCTCTACAGCCGCCTGATGGACAGGGACCTGGCACGCCGCGTCCTGGAATACGTCTGGACGCTTCCCCTGGAGCTCCAGATCTCCGGTGACGAACACATCGGCTGCCGGGAGAAGGACGCGGAGACGCGGCGGTTCTTTGCGGGCGTCGGCCCCATCCGCCTCGTGACGGAGCCCGTGGTGACCGAACCCGTGTTCCGCATCTGCCTGTGGATGGATTCCGAGATCATGCCCGAGGTGGAAAGGGATCTGAGGGAGCGGTTCGGCCACGAGGCGGAGGTGTGCCCCGGCGGCACGCAGTTCATGGACATCCAGCCCCTGGGGACCTCCAAGGGGACCGCTCTGGATCGCCTCCTGGCGGAGCTTCCCTCCAGGCCGGAGGTGATCGTCGCCGCGGGGGACCACAGAAACGACCTGGAGCTCCTGCGCCGGGCGGACATCGCAGCCTCGCCCGTCAACGCCCACGAGACCCTGCTCCGGGAGGCGGACCTCGTGATCCCGCGCGCGACGGAGCACGGCATAAGCACCCTGATCGACCACATCCTGTCCCCCGATTTCTCCGTGGGAGGCGCCACAGGTCAACGTCTGCTCTGACCCACGGGGCCGCCCGCGGTCGTTTATAATGGACAAGATGGGCAAGGGCGAGACAAATCCAAGGGGGCAGCGGAGTCCATGCAAAATCTGAGGTGGCTTTCGGGGGTGCTGGTCGCGGCTTTTCTCCTCCCGCTTTTTTCGGGAAAAGCCTTCGTGAGGGAGGCGTCCTGCGCGCAGCGGGAGCCGAACTGGGTCTGGAACGTCCTCGTCGTCCCCCCGCAGGGCGGATGGGAGAGCGAGTCGGGGCGTTCCATTCGGGCCGCCCTATCCTGGCACGAGGAGGAGATCGCGGACAGCGGCACCGGTGCCGGAGGGCACGACCTCCGGTTCGTGTACCTTCCGCCGATGGACGAGGACTCCGTCGCCTCCGCCCCTCTCTCGGTCGACAGGCGCACGGCAGCCGTAATGAGCTTCGCCTCCCCCGAGGTCGACCGCGGCCTGGCCGGGAAAATGGCGTCGCTCGGCGTCCCCCTTCTGCTGGCGGGCGGGGAGGACCTGCCCCCCGCTCCGGACGGACGTCCTCTGCCCTTCGTCTTCGCCCTCGATCTCTTCCGCGATTACCGAAGCAAGGCCTTCGCCGCCTACGCGGCCAGGATCATGACCCCTCAGGAGCATTTGGTCCTCATGGGAAGCCGCTTCACGGTCCATCAGGAACGCGAGGCCAAACTCTGCCAGACCCTTCTGGACGACGCCGGCTTCATGCCCATGCCCTACTGGGTGGACGCCTCGGTCTCCGACACCTTCGCGCTCGTCGGGGAGGAGGTCCGGAGCTCCGGACAGGGCGTGCTGATCTCCTTCATGGGCGGCATGGCGGTCAAGGAGCTTTGGCGCTCCTTCATGCACGCGCTCACCCCCTGGCGCCTGTGGCACTGCGGCAGGCCGGACGATTCCTTCCTCTCCTTCCGGGGCATGATCTTCGCCGACCAGAACCTGCTTCTGGACCAGAAGGGCGGTTTTCTGGACCTCAAGCGCCGCCTCTGGAACACGCGGGCCCTCCGGGTGACGGACGCCGTCGCCGCCGGCCGGGCCGACGCCCTTGCCCAATGGTTGGTCCAGGGACTCGACGCCCTTCCGGAATCGATGGAACACCCGGACCCCAAAGCCCTGCTGGACCGGCTGCGCAGGGTGGAGTTCGTCACCTTCGGCAACCAGAAGCTGGAGCTGACCCCCGAACACCAACGCCCCCGCTACCGTCAGGTTTACATCGTGGAGATCAGGGACCGCAGCTATTTCCTGCTGGACTCGCTTCCGGTCGAGGGTCCGGCCTACGTCTCCTATTATTGACCAGCTCCCTCCTCTCCGGGGTCTCGTGATAAAATATCGGGGTTCACGAGGGCGTGCGGGGGTGGCGGAACGGCAGACGCGCCAGACTTAGGATCTGGTGTCCTTGTGGCGTAGGGGTTCAAGTCCCCTCCTCCGCACCAGAAGTTTCGAAAGACGCTCGATTTCGAAAGGGCATCCTCATGGTTCCTTGGAGGATGCCCTTTTTGCCGGCCTCGCCGGCCTCGTCTCCCACTCGTCTCCCAAAAGACGCCCCTTTCGGCGGAGCCCGAGGGCTACGCCGGGTTCACCCAGACCCGGACGCCGGAGGCCACGGGACTGTCCGACGGGCGATAGGCCCTCAAAATCGTCTCCCCGAAGCGGAGGG comes from the Fretibacterium sp. OH1220_COT-178 genome and includes:
- a CDS encoding ABC transporter permease — encoded protein: MGRLPDSPGVGRGTPLLRDPALLPALIAVWIALGIFVLYPLFRLLAQVFWAEGGLTLASLSAALGDGYDRQAFVNSLWLAGWVAVSGTFLGYLFAFTVTRTRLPLWAKGLIGAVTTLPLISPPFTGSIALTLALGPNGTLVKLLGLGSFNFYGFWGTWISETLTYFPVAFLTLTAVLSALDPNLENAALSLGASGGRVFRTVTLPLSIPGIANAALLLFASSLADFATPLVLAGHGFPVLPTQAYLQITGLYDLSRGAALSFLLLVPAVTVYLLQRLWVGRKNYVTVSGKSGGRGEFVRLGPAAEGGVLLACFLVVAFILYLYSIIFWGSAVKVWGVDNTLTWDNFRYVLTHGKKAVTDTLIIAGVATPLGGLLAVLIGYLVQRKKFFGVRFLEFSSMLNYALPGTVVGIAYVIAFNGPPIVLTGTMTVLVAAYLFRYQAAGIRAVVASLHQIDPSLDEASASLGAGAVRTFFRVTVPLVVPAVLMGMRYLFIHCMTAISATIFLVSMRWSLLTTRILECMTELQFAQACAFSVVLILLVFAATAVLTGLTRLMTRRISGGGSLTHGR
- a CDS encoding BCCT family transporter, which produces MENQRNDGNAARVPEENVGRRIRWSVFIPAYFVVGGAALLGLLSKEALTKGANEFFFWSLDSFGWLYQISIMACVVLVAVVFFSRLGNLRLGGREAKPKYGFWTWFAMTLTGGVATGIVTWGVNEPLIYYGNVWGELNQIGIEPNTHKAAIFAMARSFYNWTFVPYAIYALCGLLVAYIYYNKRDRLHVTTTLKPIFGERVTRGWFAAAIDTLSMLALAIGLTTGLTMCITLVMGGLKSGYGIQGELPLFVAIGALLIVSFTFSSYIGMDRGLKALGNLNAWFYYGLLALLLFTGPFVYIMRLFTAGLAEWLHNFWHWGLDPIDIGGEALVRSWTLFDWAFWVGYAPVTGIFLAMISYGRTVREYMIVNWILPSAFGLVWFGIWGGSALHMQSTGGADLVGAINSGGAIMALWEFLKHLPFGLGAIVVPVNIFVILISFITNADATLTNIGSMCVKDVPIGTEPPAKLKALWGISVGTVAIIMAAYGGGAQGVDGVKALAAAAGFVVLFIFALQIVAFIRTFFVDRIVE
- a CDS encoding threonine aldolase family protein codes for the protein MIRFDSDYLEGCHPRILERLAGTNLEQTPGYGLDPHCERAAELIRGACAAPEAEVHFLVGGTQTNTTVIKSLLSPCEGVLCADTGHINVHEAGAIEATGHKVWALPSGDGTLNAERVREALEEFGADPTREHRVQPGMVYISHPTENGTLYGKEQLEALSAVCRSYGLPLFLDGARLGYGVMAEGAELSVPDVARLCDVFYIGGTKVGALFGEAVVIPSPGRIRQFRTLVKQQGGLLAKGRLLGIQFEVLFEDGLYFELARHADRQAMRLREAFLEKGVPFLYESVTNQQFPILPDGDIDRLLRDFSFELWQRMGSGRSAVRFCTSWATRPENVDALIEAIRKL
- a CDS encoding ABC transporter substrate-binding protein gives rise to the protein MSFNLLRVSSLLLLVLCLAGAVPAAGAGELNAYTIMPEKYASQVFEAFTAATGIKVNFMRFSSGEALARVVAEKGNPQADVILGGPADTYEAGVKEGVFEARKPANADGIPAKYRSPEDYWTGVGIIPLVFLTNTDFLKEKGLEAPRSWEDLLNPAYKNGLQMADARTSGTATERIYSLVKIMGEDKAFEYQRKLHQNVQMYTKSGAGGALPVASGQAASGIFYVVDALDIQQQGYPVVLSYPSEGVSYGVEAVGMLKGAKHPEEAAKFVDWATSKDFAQLLVDKKINYIPTRTDVTVDNPALDVSKVVLIETDVAWKGASRKGFVDRWINEVIK
- a CDS encoding ABC transporter ATP-binding protein, translating into MAVSLEIRDVSKIFWKDGEPVRAVDGVSIAVAPGEMVTFLGPSGCGKTTTLRMVAGFETPSAGAILIGGRDVTGVPVNRRGIGFVFQSYALFPHMSVFENVAYGLRVKRLSEPEIRRRVTEGLELVGLAGAERRLPSQLSGGEQQRVALARVLVLRPEVLLMDEPLSNLDAKLRIHMRTEIRKIQRSLDITCLYVTHDQSEALTLSDRIMVMNGGRVEQIGAPHEIYAEPQSVFVADFIGQANVLPCRVLGTENGVFSVDVFGHVASVRGARGCALSAGSEAMLVIRPEKLVPGLASGSDGITGTVAAATFLGSHMEYEVALPGGRSALSFDPFLPGKRIWSEGESVTLGFDSAAAVLLP